One window from the genome of Musa acuminata AAA Group cultivar baxijiao chromosome BXJ1-4, Cavendish_Baxijiao_AAA, whole genome shotgun sequence encodes:
- the LOC135586118 gene encoding uncharacterized protein LOC135586118 isoform X1, whose protein sequence is MAGISRLCNLIAVSLRPYLEPRPFPLTKESEKDLLLSLSRVHKQIQQWTNESDCEGEQERIADSHFYDTCYMDVKHQFVDENNCFMDITSTMVAFLGLESGFVQHLVGKIFVGMSNLLAKFRSKWLKLLHLLWVSLGLAMSSRCILPSAPLGSIHVPDKSWIQSFTNIMLPGIEDTVFDISIFIARLQLRVIEFNVHMVAGLFHTFRNILKSLKREISDLEGAYRYLAMSSLLKMPWGLLDEIHVSRIHFGKDAILDRKNCLPRSADMLAGIILQLLCSLVEQKDLIDVEGVSFGDHAIYTKFSDLVLKLLACFFKHLGCYESLSGYLKHKTLVLMVRLRLHMQCDVSHLVFWLKLLKNHFEDLLYAPISVCDDGSAATLEESPFLAVSVDRDMVQNLCTQHLRRQTIFLFLHCCFKLVHFHHEADHQFSCGGKNSSIISTLQVCSEHFMCMGLVELFEWLQKCASLENVVDYESFRKSCFSFGSSFLQFYMEEDDMLFDILLLLLDAPVISLQVCSNGEETSFEEMKKDIIFNISSIFNPIYLFHMFLLLLHYDHLVLVDYLLSKDLGIRFLQYLLRCLRMVGTSWHIFLRFPICGSEQNQSSYKRRKISIDESLEALPSSIMMTKEHKVRKLLAVGNIDKSMTFNNAKECLLSLKKTVEDLHRKNLFPYNPKPLLRSLARFEELCHQ, encoded by the exons ATGGCCGGCATCTCTCGTCTTTGCAATCTCATCGCCGTCTCGCTCCGTCCCTACCTC GAACCCAGGCCCTTTCCTCTGACCAAAGAATCCGAGAAGGATCTTCTCCTCTCGCTTTCTCGA GTTCACAAGCAAATCCAGCAATGGACGAACGAATCGGACTGCGAAGGCGAGCAG gAAAGGATTGCAGATTCTCACTTCTATGACACTTGTTATATGGATGTCAAGCATCAGTTTGTAGACGAAAACAATTGCTTCATGGACATTACTTCTACAATG GTAGCTTTCCTGGGTCTTGAAAGTGGATTTGTTCAGCATTTGGTGGGAAAAATTTTTGTAGGCATGTCAAATCTTCTGGCTAAGTTT AGGAGCAAATGGCTTAAATTACTGCACTTGCTATGGGTCAGCCTAGGATTGGCGATGTCAAGCAGATGCATCTTGCCATCTGCACCACTTGGATCTATTCATGTCCCTGATAAGAGTTGGATTCAGTCCTTCACAAATATTATGTTGCCTGGAATAGAAGATACAGTGTTTGACATTTCTATCTTCATTGCTCGTTTGCAGTTAAGAGTGATTGAGTTTAATGTGCATATGGTGGCAGGCCTTTTCCACACTTTCCGTAATATTCTGAAATCTTTGAAACGTGAAATTAGTGACCTTGAAGGAGCATATAGGTATCTTGCTATGTCTTCACTTCTGAAGATGCCTTGGGGTTTGTTGGATGAGATTCATGTTAGTAGGATTCATTTTGGCAAGGATGCAATACTTGATAGGAAAAACTGTTTGCCAAGGTCCGCAGATATGCTTGCAGGGATAATTCTTCAACTGCTCTGCTCCTTGGTTGAGCAAAAAGATCTCATAGATGTTGAGGGTGTTTCCTTTGGAGATCATGCTATATATACCAAATTCTCTGACCTAGTGCTTAAACTTTTGGCCTGTTTCTTCAAGCACCTTGGATGTTATGAGAGTCTTTCTGGATACTTGAAACACAAAACGCTG GTGCTAATGGTAAGACTTAGGCTTCACATGCAGTGTGATGTTTCTCATCTTGTTTTTTGGCTAAAGTTGCTTAAAAACCATTTTGAAGATCTCTTATATGCACCTATATCAGTTTGTGATGATGGTTCTGCAGCTACTTTAGAAGAATCTCCTTTTTTAGCTGTTTCTGTTGATAGAGACATGGTGCAGAATTTATGCACCCAACATTTGAGGAGACAGacaattttcctttttcttcattGCTGCTTCAAACTGGTCCACTTTCATCATGAAGCTGATCATCAATTTTCATGCGGAGGGAAAAATTCTTCTATTATTTCCACATTGCAAGTCTGTAGCGAACATTTCATGTGCATGGGCTTAGTGGAGCTATTTGAGTGGCTTCAGAAGTGTGCTTCACTGGAGAATGTTGTGGATTATGAGAGTTTTAGAAAATCCTGCTTTAGCTTTGGCTCATCCTTCCTGCAATTTTATATGGAGGAG GATGATATGCTATTTGATATCCTCTTGCTGCTTTTGGATGCTCCAGTCATTAGCTTGCAAGT ATGTAGCAATGGAGAGGAAACTTCTTTCGAGGAGATGAAGAAGGACatcatttttaatatttctagTATCTTTAACCCCATTTACCTTTTCCATATGTTTCTGTTATTG TTACATTATGATCACTTGGTGCTTGTTGACTATCTACTTTCAAAAGATTTAGGGATTCGTTTTCTGCAGTATCTTTTAAG GTGTTTACGGATGGTTGGTACATCCTGGCACATCTTTTTGAGATTTCCAATATGTGGAAGTGAACAAAATCAGTCTTCATACAAGAGAAGAAAGATATCCATAGATGAGAGCTTAGAAGCTTTACCTTCGTCAATTATGATGACTAAAGAACACAAAGTAAGAAAGCTGTTGGCTGTGGGCAACATAGATAAGAGCATGACTTTCAATAATGCCAAAGAATGTTTGCTTAGTTTAAAGAAAACAGTGGAAGATCTTCATCGAAAGAATTTATTTCCTTATAATCCAAAACCCCTTCTTAGAAG TTTGGCCAGATTTGAGGAGCTTTGCCATCAATAG
- the LOC135671758 gene encoding upstream activation factor subunit UAF30-like, whose product MVSDAELVGRLREVLRASDLSTTTTTSVRRQLEEDFGIDLSDKKAFIRQQVDLFLSELHDNKDAEEAEEEEEDAAAPAEAVKEEEEEEEEDHDGSGEEEEEEEEEAGGIGEVLDEEEGDEGEEEDEKTNEGSSKKRKSSKPSKEVKKRGGGFAKLCSLSPLLQDFVGEPELARTEVVKRLWAYIREKNLQDPNNRRKIICDEKLKPLFNVNVIDMFQMNKALSKHIWPLNSDDGPVTSVKPKQHDKPKKELEGKRQKVGSSGLLAPLPLSDDLVKFFGTGENTLSRSDVVKRMWDYIKGNNLQDPADKRNVICDEKLKELLKVDSFHGFTVSKLLAPHFIKEKQ is encoded by the exons ATGGTGTCGGACGCGGAGCTCGTTGGGCGGCTTCGGGAGGTACTCCGGGCCTCCGACCTCTCCACCACTACTACCACCTCCGTTCGCCGCCAGCTTGAGGAGGACTTCGGCATCGATCTCTCCGACAAGAAGGCCTTCATCAGGCAGCAGGTCGACCTATTTCTGAGCGAACTTCACGACAATAAGGACGCCGAGGaggcggaagaggaggaggaggatgctgCGGCGCCGGCGGAGGccgtgaaggaggaggaggaggaggaggaggaggaccatGACGGTtccggagaggaagaggaggaagaggaagaagaagcgggGGGTATTGGGGAGGTTTTGGATGAGGAGGAGGGAgacgaaggggaggaggaggacgagaagaCTAACGAGGGAAGCAGCAAGAAGAGAAA ATCAAGTAAACCTAGTAAGGAAGTCAAGAAGCGGGGAGGTGGTTTTGCCAAACTCTGTAGTCTTTCCCCTTTATTACAGGATTTTGTTGGTGAACCAGAGTTAGCTAGAACTGAG GTTGTTAAGAGGCTATGGGCATATATTCGCGAAAAAAATTTGCAAGACCCAAATAACAGGCGAAAGATCATATGTGATGAGAAATTGAAACCCCTTTTTAATGTGAATGTCATTGACATGTTTCAAATGAATAAAGCTTTGTCAAAACACATTTGGCCTTTGAACTCTGATGATG GCCCAGTGACTTCTGTGAAGCCAAAACAGCATGATAAGCCCAAGAAAGAACTAGAAG GCAAGCGGCAAAAAGTAGGATCGTCTGGACTTCTTGCGCCACTTCCACTTTCAGATGATCTTGTGAAGTTCTTTGGCACTGGCGAAAATACATTGTCAAGGTCTGATGTTGTGAAAAGGATGTGGGATTACATAAAAGGAAACAATCTGCAG GATCCTGCTGATAAGAGGAATGTGATATGTGATGAGAAGCTAAAAGAACTTCTCAAGGTTGATAGCTTCCATGGATTCACAGTTTCAAAGTTGCTGGCACCTCATTTCATCAAGGAAAAACAGTGA
- the LOC135671756 gene encoding serine/threonine-protein kinase SAPK10: MDRAAVTIGPAMDMPIMHDSDRYELVKDIGSGNFGIARLMRDKQTKELVAVKYIERGEKIDENVQREIINHRSLRHPNIIRFKEVILTPTHLAIVMEYASGGELFERICNAGRFSEDEARFFFQQLISGVSYCHSMQVCHRDLKLENTLLDGSTAPRLKICDFGYSKSSVLHSQPKSTVGTPAYIAPEVLLKKEYDGKIADVWSCGVTLYVMLVGAYPFEDPEEPKNFRKTIQRILSVQYSIPDYIHISPECRHLISRIFVANPATRITIPEIRNHEWFLKNLPADMMDDNTTSNQYEEPDQPMQSIDEIMQILAEATIPAAGTHGLNQYLTDSLDIDDDDMEDLDSDPDLDVDSSGEMVYAM; the protein is encoded by the exons ATGGATCGAGCGGCGGTGACGATCGGTCCGGCGATGGACATGCCGATAATGCACGACAGTGACCGGTACGAGCTGGTGAAGGACATCGGTTCAGGGAACTTCGGAATCGCCAGGCTGATGAGGGACAAGCAGACCAAAGAGCTGGTCGCCGTCAAGTACATCGAGAGAGGCGAGAAG ATAGATGAAAATGTTCAAAGAGAGATAATTAACCACAGATCATTGAGGCATCCAAATATCATCAGGTTCAAAGAG GTTATATTAACTCCAACTCATTTGGCTATTGTTATGGAATATGCCTCTGGTGGTGAGCTCTTTGAGCGTATTTGCAACGCTGGACGTTTCAGTGAGGATGAG GCACGATTCTTCTTCCAACAACTTATATCAGGAGTTAGCTACTGCCATTCTATG CAAGTATGTCACCGTGATTTGAAACTGGAAAACACCTTATTAGATGGGAGTACTGCACCTCGTTTAAAGATATGTGATTTTGGATATTCCAAG TCATCAGTTCTGCATTCACAACCAAAGTCAACTGTTGGAACTCCTGCATACATTGCTCCCGAAGTGCTACTCAAGAAGGAATATGATGGCaag ATTGCTGATGTGTGGTCTTGTGGAGTTACTCTATATGTAATGCTAGTGGGCGCATATCCTTTTGAGGATCCTGAGGAGCCTAAAAATTTCCGGAAGACGATACAG CGTATATTGAGTGTTCAGTATTCAATTCCAGACTATATTCACATTTCTCCAGAGTGTAGACACCTCATCTCAAGGATTTTTGTCGCCAATCCTGCTACT AGGATCACGATTCCTGAGATACGCAACCACGAGTGGTTCTTGAAGAACCTCCCCGCTGATATGATGGATGACAACACTACGAGTAACCAGTACGAGGAGCCTGACCAACCAATGCAAAGCATCGACGAGATAATGCAGATCTTAGCCGAGGCAACCATACCTGCAGCTGGCACCCATGGCCTCAATCAGTACCTGACGGACAGCCTCGACATCGACGATGATGATATGGAGGATTTGGACTCTGATCCCGATCTCGACGTTGACAGTAGTGGAGAGATGGTCTATGCCATGTAA
- the LOC135586118 gene encoding uncharacterized protein LOC135586118 isoform X2: MAGISRLCNLIAVSLRPYLEPRPFPLTKESEKDLLLSLSRVHKQIQQWTNESDCEGEQERIADSHFYDTCYMDVKHQFVDENNCFMDITSTMVAFLGLESGFVQHLVGKIFVGMSNLLAKFRSKWLKLLHLLWVSLGLAMSSRCILPSAPLGSIHVPDKSWIQSFTNIMLPGIEDTVFDISIFIARLQLRVIEFNVHMVAGLFHTFRNILKSLKREISDLEGAYRYLAMSSLLKMPWGLLDEIHVSRIHFGKDAILDRKNCLPRSADMLAGIILQLLCSLVEQKDLIDVEGVSFGDHAIYTKFSDLVLKLLACFFKHLGCYESLSGYLKHKTLVLMVRLRLHMQCDVSHLVFWLKLLKNHFEDLLYAPISVCDDGSAATLEESPFLAVSVDRDMVQNLCTQHLRRQTIFLFLHCCFKLVHFHHEADHQFSCGGKNSSIISTLQVCSEHFMCMGLVELFEWLQKCASLENVVDYESFRKSCFSFGSSFLQFYMEEDDMLFDILLLLLDAPVISLQVCSNGEETSFEEMKKDIIFNISSIFNPIYLFHMFLLLLHYDHLVLVDYLLSKDLGIRFLQYLLRCLRMVGTSWHIFLRFPICGSEQNQSSYKRRKISIDESLEALPSSIMMTKEHKFGQI, translated from the exons ATGGCCGGCATCTCTCGTCTTTGCAATCTCATCGCCGTCTCGCTCCGTCCCTACCTC GAACCCAGGCCCTTTCCTCTGACCAAAGAATCCGAGAAGGATCTTCTCCTCTCGCTTTCTCGA GTTCACAAGCAAATCCAGCAATGGACGAACGAATCGGACTGCGAAGGCGAGCAG gAAAGGATTGCAGATTCTCACTTCTATGACACTTGTTATATGGATGTCAAGCATCAGTTTGTAGACGAAAACAATTGCTTCATGGACATTACTTCTACAATG GTAGCTTTCCTGGGTCTTGAAAGTGGATTTGTTCAGCATTTGGTGGGAAAAATTTTTGTAGGCATGTCAAATCTTCTGGCTAAGTTT AGGAGCAAATGGCTTAAATTACTGCACTTGCTATGGGTCAGCCTAGGATTGGCGATGTCAAGCAGATGCATCTTGCCATCTGCACCACTTGGATCTATTCATGTCCCTGATAAGAGTTGGATTCAGTCCTTCACAAATATTATGTTGCCTGGAATAGAAGATACAGTGTTTGACATTTCTATCTTCATTGCTCGTTTGCAGTTAAGAGTGATTGAGTTTAATGTGCATATGGTGGCAGGCCTTTTCCACACTTTCCGTAATATTCTGAAATCTTTGAAACGTGAAATTAGTGACCTTGAAGGAGCATATAGGTATCTTGCTATGTCTTCACTTCTGAAGATGCCTTGGGGTTTGTTGGATGAGATTCATGTTAGTAGGATTCATTTTGGCAAGGATGCAATACTTGATAGGAAAAACTGTTTGCCAAGGTCCGCAGATATGCTTGCAGGGATAATTCTTCAACTGCTCTGCTCCTTGGTTGAGCAAAAAGATCTCATAGATGTTGAGGGTGTTTCCTTTGGAGATCATGCTATATATACCAAATTCTCTGACCTAGTGCTTAAACTTTTGGCCTGTTTCTTCAAGCACCTTGGATGTTATGAGAGTCTTTCTGGATACTTGAAACACAAAACGCTG GTGCTAATGGTAAGACTTAGGCTTCACATGCAGTGTGATGTTTCTCATCTTGTTTTTTGGCTAAAGTTGCTTAAAAACCATTTTGAAGATCTCTTATATGCACCTATATCAGTTTGTGATGATGGTTCTGCAGCTACTTTAGAAGAATCTCCTTTTTTAGCTGTTTCTGTTGATAGAGACATGGTGCAGAATTTATGCACCCAACATTTGAGGAGACAGacaattttcctttttcttcattGCTGCTTCAAACTGGTCCACTTTCATCATGAAGCTGATCATCAATTTTCATGCGGAGGGAAAAATTCTTCTATTATTTCCACATTGCAAGTCTGTAGCGAACATTTCATGTGCATGGGCTTAGTGGAGCTATTTGAGTGGCTTCAGAAGTGTGCTTCACTGGAGAATGTTGTGGATTATGAGAGTTTTAGAAAATCCTGCTTTAGCTTTGGCTCATCCTTCCTGCAATTTTATATGGAGGAG GATGATATGCTATTTGATATCCTCTTGCTGCTTTTGGATGCTCCAGTCATTAGCTTGCAAGT ATGTAGCAATGGAGAGGAAACTTCTTTCGAGGAGATGAAGAAGGACatcatttttaatatttctagTATCTTTAACCCCATTTACCTTTTCCATATGTTTCTGTTATTG TTACATTATGATCACTTGGTGCTTGTTGACTATCTACTTTCAAAAGATTTAGGGATTCGTTTTCTGCAGTATCTTTTAAG GTGTTTACGGATGGTTGGTACATCCTGGCACATCTTTTTGAGATTTCCAATATGTGGAAGTGAACAAAATCAGTCTTCATACAAGAGAAGAAAGATATCCATAGATGAGAGCTTAGAAGCTTTACCTTCGTCAATTATGATGACTAAAGAACACAAA TTTGGCCAGATTTGA
- the LOC135586118 gene encoding uncharacterized protein LOC135586118 isoform X3 produces MSSRCILPSAPLGSIHVPDKSWIQSFTNIMLPGIEDTVFDISIFIARLQLRVIEFNVHMVAGLFHTFRNILKSLKREISDLEGAYRYLAMSSLLKMPWGLLDEIHVSRIHFGKDAILDRKNCLPRSADMLAGIILQLLCSLVEQKDLIDVEGVSFGDHAIYTKFSDLVLKLLACFFKHLGCYESLSGYLKHKTLVLMVRLRLHMQCDVSHLVFWLKLLKNHFEDLLYAPISVCDDGSAATLEESPFLAVSVDRDMVQNLCTQHLRRQTIFLFLHCCFKLVHFHHEADHQFSCGGKNSSIISTLQVCSEHFMCMGLVELFEWLQKCASLENVVDYESFRKSCFSFGSSFLQFYMEEDDMLFDILLLLLDAPVISLQVCSNGEETSFEEMKKDIIFNISSIFNPIYLFHMFLLLLHYDHLVLVDYLLSKDLGIRFLQYLLRCLRMVGTSWHIFLRFPICGSEQNQSSYKRRKISIDESLEALPSSIMMTKEHKVRKLLAVGNIDKSMTFNNAKECLLSLKKTVEDLHRKNLFPYNPKPLLRSLARFEELCHQ; encoded by the exons ATGTCAAGCAGATGCATCTTGCCATCTGCACCACTTGGATCTATTCATGTCCCTGATAAGAGTTGGATTCAGTCCTTCACAAATATTATGTTGCCTGGAATAGAAGATACAGTGTTTGACATTTCTATCTTCATTGCTCGTTTGCAGTTAAGAGTGATTGAGTTTAATGTGCATATGGTGGCAGGCCTTTTCCACACTTTCCGTAATATTCTGAAATCTTTGAAACGTGAAATTAGTGACCTTGAAGGAGCATATAGGTATCTTGCTATGTCTTCACTTCTGAAGATGCCTTGGGGTTTGTTGGATGAGATTCATGTTAGTAGGATTCATTTTGGCAAGGATGCAATACTTGATAGGAAAAACTGTTTGCCAAGGTCCGCAGATATGCTTGCAGGGATAATTCTTCAACTGCTCTGCTCCTTGGTTGAGCAAAAAGATCTCATAGATGTTGAGGGTGTTTCCTTTGGAGATCATGCTATATATACCAAATTCTCTGACCTAGTGCTTAAACTTTTGGCCTGTTTCTTCAAGCACCTTGGATGTTATGAGAGTCTTTCTGGATACTTGAAACACAAAACGCTG GTGCTAATGGTAAGACTTAGGCTTCACATGCAGTGTGATGTTTCTCATCTTGTTTTTTGGCTAAAGTTGCTTAAAAACCATTTTGAAGATCTCTTATATGCACCTATATCAGTTTGTGATGATGGTTCTGCAGCTACTTTAGAAGAATCTCCTTTTTTAGCTGTTTCTGTTGATAGAGACATGGTGCAGAATTTATGCACCCAACATTTGAGGAGACAGacaattttcctttttcttcattGCTGCTTCAAACTGGTCCACTTTCATCATGAAGCTGATCATCAATTTTCATGCGGAGGGAAAAATTCTTCTATTATTTCCACATTGCAAGTCTGTAGCGAACATTTCATGTGCATGGGCTTAGTGGAGCTATTTGAGTGGCTTCAGAAGTGTGCTTCACTGGAGAATGTTGTGGATTATGAGAGTTTTAGAAAATCCTGCTTTAGCTTTGGCTCATCCTTCCTGCAATTTTATATGGAGGAG GATGATATGCTATTTGATATCCTCTTGCTGCTTTTGGATGCTCCAGTCATTAGCTTGCAAGT ATGTAGCAATGGAGAGGAAACTTCTTTCGAGGAGATGAAGAAGGACatcatttttaatatttctagTATCTTTAACCCCATTTACCTTTTCCATATGTTTCTGTTATTG TTACATTATGATCACTTGGTGCTTGTTGACTATCTACTTTCAAAAGATTTAGGGATTCGTTTTCTGCAGTATCTTTTAAG GTGTTTACGGATGGTTGGTACATCCTGGCACATCTTTTTGAGATTTCCAATATGTGGAAGTGAACAAAATCAGTCTTCATACAAGAGAAGAAAGATATCCATAGATGAGAGCTTAGAAGCTTTACCTTCGTCAATTATGATGACTAAAGAACACAAAGTAAGAAAGCTGTTGGCTGTGGGCAACATAGATAAGAGCATGACTTTCAATAATGCCAAAGAATGTTTGCTTAGTTTAAAGAAAACAGTGGAAGATCTTCATCGAAAGAATTTATTTCCTTATAATCCAAAACCCCTTCTTAGAAG TTTGGCCAGATTTGAGGAGCTTTGCCATCAATAG